In the Deltaproteobacteria bacterium genome, one interval contains:
- the cobU gene encoding bifunctional adenosylcobinamide kinase/adenosylcobinamide-phosphate guanylyltransferase codes for MDGAAGSGRRLVFVLGGARSGKSAFAQRLCESLAGGGLYLATARALDDEMRERIRRHRSSRSERWTTVEEPLRVVEVLEETDAPVVLLDCLTLWLSNLLGAGLDDRAAAGEAERLVRLFGDDAAAHGPPQTVVAVSNEVGLGIVPENALARRFRDLAGSVNRTVAAAAHEVHFIAAGLPVRLK; via the coding sequence GTGGACGGTGCGGCGGGGTCCGGCCGTAGGCTCGTCTTCGTGCTCGGCGGGGCGCGAAGCGGCAAGAGCGCCTTCGCCCAGCGGCTCTGCGAATCGCTCGCCGGCGGTGGTCTCTACCTGGCCACGGCCCGGGCCCTCGACGACGAGATGAGAGAGCGCATCCGGCGCCACAGGAGCTCGCGCTCCGAGAGGTGGACGACCGTCGAGGAGCCGCTCCGGGTTGTGGAGGTCCTCGAGGAGACGGACGCGCCGGTAGTGCTCCTCGACTGCCTCACGCTGTGGCTCTCCAACCTCTTGGGCGCGGGCCTCGACGACCGGGCGGCCGCCGGCGAGGCGGAAAGGCTCGTTCGACTGTTCGGAGACGATGCGGCGGCGCACGGACCGCCGCAGACCGTCGTGGCCGTCTCCAACGAAGTGGGCCTCGGCATAGTGCCGGAGAACGCCCTGGCAAGACGCTTCCGGGACCTGGCGGGCTCTGTGAACCGCACGGTGGCGGCCGCCGCCCATGAGGTCCACTTCATCGCCGCCGGGCTTCCCGTAAGACTCAAGTAA
- the cobO gene encoding cob(I)yrinic acid a,c-diamide adenosyltransferase, whose amino-acid sequence MRRGLVHIYTGEGKGKTTAAVGLAVRAAGQGLRVLFVQFFKEDDASSGEKDILRTRFPEIELVRSNCRHPFFTGKRAGDAEAEEAVRRTFEGTRRAVEAGGIDMVVLDEAMAAVNGGWLAVEEVVEFIESRPPDLEVVLTGRNAPVELVRAADYVTEMLKIKHPFDEGVKARKGIEF is encoded by the coding sequence AGGGCAAGGGCAAGACCACGGCCGCCGTGGGTCTGGCCGTGAGGGCCGCCGGCCAGGGCCTGCGCGTGCTCTTTGTCCAGTTCTTCAAGGAGGACGACGCCTCGTCCGGCGAAAAGGATATCCTGCGCACGCGGTTCCCGGAGATAGAGCTTGTGCGCTCCAACTGCCGCCATCCCTTCTTTACCGGCAAGAGGGCCGGCGACGCGGAGGCGGAGGAGGCGGTAAGGAGGACCTTCGAGGGAACGAGGCGCGCCGTCGAGGCCGGCGGGATCGACATGGTCGTCCTCGACGAGGCCATGGCGGCCGTCAACGGCGGCTGGCTCGCCGTCGAAGAGGTGGTGGAGTTCATCGAGTCGAGGCCGCCGGATCTCGAGGTGGTCCTTACGGGCCGGAACGCGCCCGTCGAGCTCGTGCGGGCCGCCGACTACGTGACCGAGATGCTCAAGATAAAACACCCCTTCGACGAGGGCGTGAAGGCCCGCAAGGGCATCGAGTTTTAG